AAAGATATTTCCGAAAAGGCGAGAGTCATCGACTCCGCTTCCCTCAACGAAAAATGAGATTGTCTTCTTTGATCGTAAGAATCTTCTTATCCTCGATTCTTCTTTTTTTAACCGCGTGTTTCAAGCCCACGGGAGAATTCGGTTGGGCCGTTATGGATGAGGAAAAGTTCAACGTGATCGAAAAAAAAATCATGACCGTTGGAGAATACACGATCACGAGGGAGAATCTCATCTTTCCCGATGACAAAACCATTCACTACATCTATCGATTTTCGCGCGCTGTTCCGGAGACCGCGGAAACCTACGTAAGTTTGAGCCGCTTTCAATTGGGTTACAACGAACTCGACGTGCTTCGCAAAAGACCGAATCCGATCTCGAAAACGATCGAAGGATCGTTCCAAGGGCTGACACCCGGAAAGTATCTTTTGAAAGTCGCGTATGAAGGAGATGTGATCGACGAGGTGGAATTTTTGGTGCGAACACCGAAAGGTTCTTACAGTGAAGAGGCTTCCTCGCAAGCGGATGACGATATCGAAAAAGCGATGAAGTGAACTAAAGAGGTTCTCTCTTGATCCCGTCTTCCAAAATTTTATTGATCCGATCTATGTTTTTCAGGGAAAGATTGATCTCGATCGAGTTTCCTATCTTTACGATATCCTCATAGAGTTTTCGCGCGGAAAGAAAATCCTTTTCCTCTTCCAAAAGAACGGACCATCTCTTCATCGCCAAAGTCACAGGAGTGGAATTCAGCTTGGTGCGGATAACACCCAGGCGGCTCGTGGATTCCTGAAAATCCAAATCCTTCAGTCGATACTGCGCCATCGTAGAATCGTCCGTTTTTTCCAAGAGACTTTTTTTGATCGCAAGCGTTTCCTTTTTTAGAGCAGAATTTTTAGATTCTTCCATTTGATAGATCTCTTTGAGTTTTTCGTAGGACTTCACTCCGTCACGGAGAAAGGATTTTTCTTCCTTCGGTTTTCTCTGATACGCGTAGAATTTGGCGCTACCGTATTGAGCGAGAAAATCCTGACGATACGATTCGCAGAAGTCCGCAAACGCAAGGTTTGCATTTTCCGGATTGGGACGTTCCTTCAACCAGATTCCGTAATACAACGCCGCCCGTTCCAAGTCGCCGGTTCTGTTTTCAAAAAACGAACCGAGTTCATAAGAGAACGCGATTCTTTTTTTGGGATCGGTTTCCGCTTTGTAGTAGAGTTCGTAGTAGGAAGAAGCAAGGACGTTCTGTTTGAGTTCCGTATAAAGGGACGCGATCGAAATATATACGGGTGCGAGTTTGGATTCTTCCGTTTTATCCTTTCGAGCAAGTTCGAGATACTTCTGAAAGAAATCGATCGCTTTCGCTTTTTTACCGGAGGCTTTGAGCTCCTTTGCCAAATCTAAGAATGCGTCCTTGGCTTCCGGATCGAGTTTGGTCACCATTTCCCAAAGTCCTGCCGTCGCAAAAAAATCCGTGTTTCGTTTGTAATCGAAGAGCACAAAAATCCCCGTTCCACTCACGGAAAGATTGTTCACAACTTTCAGTCGTTCCTTGTTTTCGTTCTCCGCTTGTTTGATCAGATTCGCAAGATAATAGACGGTGGCCGCGTCTTCTTTTGATTTTTTCTTTCGGAAGTTTTCATATGCAGACGACTTGGAATCGGAATATTCTTTTTCCTTCGTTTTGAGGTCGTTCTCGGAAGACACGATTCTTTCCTTCAAAGCGGGAAGATCCTTTGCGAAATAGGTTCTTTCACCGTTCGATCCGTCTGCGTTTTTTTCGGTCGCCTTGGTTTCCCTTCCACGGATTACGTTCGATTCTACGAGATGAAAGAAGTCTTTGGTTTCCTTGTTTTGTTTTTTGGATTTTTCCAAATTCTCCAACGCTTGTTTGTGAGAAGCCGCCGCTTGTTTCTCCTCGGGATCGAAGATTTCGACTAATCTTCGTTCGTCGAGGAACTCCTCTTCGGTATGACTGAAATCCCTGTAACGAATCGCGGCAAGAGCGGCCTCGATGGCTTTTGCGTTCTGTTTTTTTTCGTTGTAAACTTTCGAGAGAAGTAGATGCAATTCGTATAAAATAGGAGAATCCCTCATCATTCCGGAGGGGGAAAGTTTAGAGAACATGTTCAGAATCAAAAGTCGGATCGTATTTCGGTTCGTATTTTCGTCGAAAATTTTTCCGAGACGTTTTTCCTCTTCGATTCTTCTCGAATCGATAAACTGACTGTAATAGTTGTTGAGAACTTTTTGGATTTCGGAAATGGGATCCTTTGTAGGATCGGCGACCGCCTCTCTTACGTTCTTGAGGTCTTGTTCTGTGATTTTTACCGAGGGAGGATCGTAGAGATTTTTAGAATCGTATCTTCTGTCCTGCTCGTCCGAAAGAATGGAAGTCGCCCCGAAGAAAACGAGGCCGATGATAAGTAGAATTTTTTCTATGGGAAAGGCAGAGCGTTCTACAAAGAATCGTTGCCGATTTCGAAACTGAGTTTGTTCATCCGACATTGCTTCCTAGTTCGGCCAATTCTTCCGCTCCCAATATCTTTTCCACGTCGATGATGATGATAAATCGATCGTCCTTTTTGCCGATTCCGGTGATGTATCTTCCGGAAATTCCTTTTACGGAAGGAGGCGGAGGGTTGATGGATTCCGGAGGAAAAAGAACCACGTTAGACACCTTGTCTACGATAATTCCGACCGAATGA
This is a stretch of genomic DNA from Leptospira stimsonii. It encodes these proteins:
- a CDS encoding LIC_12238 family plasminogen-binding lipoprotein, producing MRLSSLIVRIFLSSILLFLTACFKPTGEFGWAVMDEEKFNVIEKKIMTVGEYTITRENLIFPDDKTIHYIYRFSRAVPETAETYVSLSRFQLGYNELDVLRKRPNPISKTIEGSFQGLTPGKYLLKVAYEGDVIDEVEFLVRTPKGSYSEEASSQADDDIEKAMK
- a CDS encoding tetratricopeptide repeat protein, with the translated sequence MSDEQTQFRNRQRFFVERSAFPIEKILLIIGLVFFGATSILSDEQDRRYDSKNLYDPPSVKITEQDLKNVREAVADPTKDPISEIQKVLNNYYSQFIDSRRIEEEKRLGKIFDENTNRNTIRLLILNMFSKLSPSGMMRDSPILYELHLLLSKVYNEKKQNAKAIEAALAAIRYRDFSHTEEEFLDERRLVEIFDPEEKQAAASHKQALENLEKSKKQNKETKDFFHLVESNVIRGRETKATEKNADGSNGERTYFAKDLPALKERIVSSENDLKTKEKEYSDSKSSAYENFRKKKSKEDAATVYYLANLIKQAENENKERLKVVNNLSVSGTGIFVLFDYKRNTDFFATAGLWEMVTKLDPEAKDAFLDLAKELKASGKKAKAIDFFQKYLELARKDKTEESKLAPVYISIASLYTELKQNVLASSYYELYYKAETDPKKRIAFSYELGSFFENRTGDLERAALYYGIWLKERPNPENANLAFADFCESYRQDFLAQYGSAKFYAYQRKPKEEKSFLRDGVKSYEKLKEIYQMEESKNSALKKETLAIKKSLLEKTDDSTMAQYRLKDLDFQESTSRLGVIRTKLNSTPVTLAMKRWSVLLEEEKDFLSARKLYEDIVKIGNSIEINLSLKNIDRINKILEDGIKREPL